One Nitrosopumilus piranensis genomic region harbors:
- the purL gene encoding phosphoribosylformylglycinamidine synthase subunit PurL yields the protein MSLEPQELSELKSKIGRDPTSTELQIVAAEWSEHCSYKSSKRHLKMLPMKGPLVITEKGYDSGVLDVGDGYVVTAHIESHNHPSAVEPYGGAATGVGGVIRDILSAGTRPIAIFDGLRFGDIEKDQQARWLFKNAVTGIADYGNCLGIPTIGGEVEFDQCYENYALVDVAAVGFGKKENLIKNHAKKGDIVVLMGGSTGRDGIGGSQFASDSLESEDRSAVQIPDPFIEKLIIEAVLEARNEKLIHAMKDLGGGGLSCAISETADALDIGIEMDVSKVHTRESDMHPDEIMVSESQERMLIVTSKPKFKKLQEICKKFRIGCSVIGTVKSDNRMHVKKGKKTFANLPTDVVANATLLDLPSKKPSYLKTIEQEKKFKTISDFSKTMMKLLASPNIASKIWVYGQYDHEVGIRTVVKPGRDASVLRLDNGKFLSVKIDGNPKQCYINPREGAIGCFEEACRNVVCTGAKPIGMLDHLQFGNPKDPEIFWTFLESLKGLTDFAKDFKIPCIGGKVSLYNETPVGPIKPTPLIGVIGLIDKNPQIPQKISDGDCLIIVGDTKDELGGSEYFEYIHKFVGGKCPKVDFSESKKNMKSVLDIIERQLLKSAHDCSKGGLAIAVSELSMNNLIGCKVSLEKVPCKKLDVDGILFSESHSRYLLTFDKKNLSKIEKILKKNKALYSVIGEFTGEKIHFVNGKKSIIDLRVDKAQKTWLNSLRDLVLHG from the coding sequence TTGAGTTTAGAACCTCAAGAACTATCTGAATTAAAATCTAAAATTGGAAGAGATCCTACCTCCACTGAATTACAAATTGTTGCAGCAGAGTGGTCTGAGCACTGCTCTTACAAATCCTCAAAAAGACATCTCAAAATGTTGCCCATGAAGGGCCCTCTTGTCATTACAGAAAAAGGATATGATTCTGGTGTATTGGATGTTGGTGATGGATATGTTGTTACTGCACATATTGAAAGTCATAACCATCCTTCTGCTGTTGAGCCCTACGGTGGTGCTGCAACTGGGGTTGGTGGTGTAATTCGGGATATTTTATCAGCTGGGACAAGGCCTATCGCAATATTTGATGGGTTGCGATTTGGAGATATTGAAAAAGATCAACAAGCAAGATGGCTGTTCAAAAATGCTGTTACTGGAATTGCCGATTATGGTAACTGCTTGGGCATTCCAACTATTGGGGGAGAAGTTGAATTTGATCAATGCTATGAAAATTATGCATTAGTAGATGTTGCAGCAGTTGGTTTTGGTAAAAAAGAGAATTTAATAAAAAACCATGCAAAAAAAGGTGACATAGTAGTACTAATGGGTGGTTCTACTGGTAGAGATGGCATTGGTGGTTCACAATTTGCTTCTGATTCATTAGAATCTGAAGACCGTTCTGCTGTTCAAATCCCTGACCCCTTTATTGAGAAATTAATTATTGAAGCCGTTTTGGAGGCACGAAATGAAAAACTCATTCACGCAATGAAAGATTTGGGTGGCGGTGGACTGTCTTGTGCTATTTCTGAAACTGCAGATGCATTAGATATTGGAATTGAGATGGATGTTAGTAAGGTGCACACTCGAGAATCTGATATGCATCCCGATGAGATTATGGTTTCTGAATCTCAAGAGAGAATGCTAATTGTTACTAGTAAACCTAAATTTAAAAAATTACAAGAAATATGTAAAAAATTTAGAATCGGTTGCTCTGTTATTGGAACTGTAAAATCTGATAACCGTATGCATGTCAAAAAAGGAAAAAAAACATTTGCAAATCTTCCAACAGATGTTGTTGCAAATGCTACCTTGCTTGATTTGCCATCAAAAAAACCATCATATCTTAAGACAATTGAACAAGAAAAAAAGTTCAAAACAATTTCTGATTTTTCTAAAACAATGATGAAATTACTTGCATCCCCAAACATTGCAAGTAAAATTTGGGTTTATGGGCAATATGATCATGAGGTAGGAATCCGAACTGTGGTAAAGCCAGGAAGAGATGCGTCTGTTTTAAGATTAGACAATGGTAAATTTCTCTCAGTAAAAATTGATGGTAATCCAAAACAATGCTACATCAATCCAAGAGAAGGTGCAATTGGTTGCTTTGAGGAAGCATGCAGAAATGTTGTTTGTACTGGCGCCAAACCAATTGGAATGTTAGATCATCTACAATTTGGAAATCCAAAGGATCCTGAAATTTTTTGGACATTCTTAGAATCCCTAAAGGGGTTGACTGATTTTGCAAAGGATTTCAAAATCCCATGTATTGGTGGTAAAGTTAGTCTATACAATGAAACTCCTGTCGGTCCAATTAAACCCACTCCTCTAATTGGGGTCATTGGATTAATTGACAAAAATCCTCAAATTCCTCAAAAAATTAGTGATGGTGACTGCCTGATAATTGTTGGAGATACAAAAGATGAATTGGGGGGTTCTGAATATTTTGAATATATTCACAAATTTGTAGGTGGAAAATGTCCAAAAGTAGATTTTTCAGAATCAAAAAAGAATATGAAATCAGTTTTAGATATTATAGAAAGACAACTTTTGAAATCAGCTCATGATTGCTCAAAAGGTGGACTGGCAATTGCAGTATCTGAATTGTCTATGAACAATCTAATTGGTTGCAAAGTATCTTTGGAAAAAGTCCCTTGTAAAAAATTGGATGTTGATGGAATCCTCTTTTCTGAAAGTCACTCTCGCTATCTTTTAACATTTGATAAGAAAAATCTCTCAAAAATTGAAAAAATCCTCAAAAAGAATAAAGCTTTGTACAGCGTTATTGGTGAATTTACTGGAGAAAAGATTCATTTTGTTAATGGTAAAAAATCAATTATAGATCTAAGAGTTGATAAAGCACAAAAAACTTGGTTAAATTCGTTAAGGGATTTGGTATTGCATGGATAA